The following proteins are encoded in a genomic region of Diadema setosum chromosome 18, eeDiaSeto1, whole genome shotgun sequence:
- the LOC140241430 gene encoding uncharacterized protein: MERFERQALHSYTGISPTYWFRYVDDTWVKIREDQLDSFFDHINKVNKYIKFTQERAKEGKLAFLDCLVNIQSDGTLHTSVYRKETHTDQYLSFDSHHPLVHKLGVIKTLLHRADIICSDEDTKIKENRHVKEALNACGYSGWTFEKAVHKSKPRHKDKPNQSKTTTEKRRYNVTVPYVSGLSEKIRRIFSKHHIPVSFKPTNTLRQMLVHPKDKTPKDQQNNVVYAIQCKDDECDELYIGETKQTLAKRMYQHRRASSSGCGDSAVYSHMNSSNHTFDNKDVVILDREARWFERGVYKRVHLR, encoded by the coding sequence ATGGAACGGTTTGAACGCCAGGCTCTACATTCGTACACTGGAATCTCACCAACATACTGGTTCCGTTACGTAGATGATACGTGGGTAAAAATCAGGGAAGACCAACTGGATTCCTTCTTTGACCACATCAACAAGGTGAATAAGTACATCAAGTTCACACAAGAGAGAGCAAAGGAGGGAAAACTCGCTTTTCTGGATTGCCTGGTCAATATTCAGAGTGACGGTACGCTACACACATCAGTCTATAGGAAAGAAACACACACGGATCAGTACCTTTCCTTTGATTCGCATCACCCCCTGGTCCACAAGCTAGGGGTAATCAAAACCCTACTCCACCGGGCAGATATCATCTGTTCTGATGAGGACACGAAAATCAAGGAAAACAGGCACGTTAAAGAGGCACTCAACGCATGTGGATACAGCGGTTGGACATTCGAGAAGGCAGTTCACAAATCCAAACCAAGACACAAGGACAAACCGAACCAAAGCAAGACAACGACAGAAAAGCGGAGGTACAACGTGACGGTTCCCTATGTTTCCGGACTTTCAGAGAAAATCCGTAGAATCTTCAGCAAACATCATATTCCTGTCTCGTTCAAACCTACCAACACACTGAGACAGATGTTAGTCCATCCTAAGGACAAGACCCCGAAGGACCAACAAAACAACGTGGTCTATGCTATCCAATGCAAGGATGATGAATGTGATGAGCTATACATAGGAGAGACAAAGCAGACCTTAGCCAAACGTATGTACCAGCACAGACGAGCTAGCTCGTCTGGATGTGGAGACTCTGCCGTATACTCCCATATGAACAGCAGTAACCACACCTTTGACAACAAGGACGTAGTCATCTTAGATCGCGAGGCACGGTGGTTCGAGAGGGGAGTATATAAAAGAGTCCATCTACGTTAA